In Sphingomonas psychrotolerans, the following proteins share a genomic window:
- a CDS encoding transglutaminase family protein, whose amino-acid sequence MLYQIRHVTRFAYAEPVAFARNNLRLKPILWSGQHVEDYALIIEPQGRVFPTRAEAGLANVVRLVVEQPARTLTIESRARVRVDRPIPIFAPSDPGVAEIAEWARASRDTSPAGPAAYLFPSPRIALDREIAEWCAAELDPRRGVLEAALALALRIQREFAFDPTATLVDTAPVEAFRKRGGVCQDFAQIMISGLRAAGLPAAYVSGYIRTLPPPGQPRLVGADATHAWVLVWAGPALGWVGVDPTNGIWMAGDHIVVAIGRDYADVAPIDGIVLGWGAQEMHVSVDVEPLEQVAA is encoded by the coding sequence ATGCTGTACCAGATCCGGCACGTCACCCGCTTCGCTTATGCCGAGCCGGTCGCCTTCGCGCGCAACAATCTCCGCCTCAAGCCGATCCTCTGGTCGGGCCAGCACGTTGAAGACTATGCCCTGATCATCGAGCCCCAGGGCCGCGTCTTCCCGACCCGCGCGGAGGCCGGGCTCGCCAATGTCGTCCGCCTCGTGGTCGAGCAACCCGCCCGCACCCTGACCATCGAGAGCCGCGCCCGCGTCCGTGTCGACCGCCCGATCCCGATCTTCGCCCCGAGTGATCCCGGCGTCGCCGAGATCGCCGAATGGGCACGCGCAAGCCGCGACACCTCGCCGGCCGGCCCGGCCGCCTATCTCTTTCCCTCGCCGCGCATCGCGCTCGACCGCGAGATCGCCGAATGGTGCGCGGCCGAGCTCGACCCGCGCCGCGGCGTGCTCGAAGCGGCGCTCGCGCTGGCGCTGCGCATCCAGCGCGAATTCGCCTTCGACCCCACGGCAACTCTCGTCGATACCGCGCCTGTCGAAGCCTTTCGCAAACGCGGCGGCGTCTGCCAGGATTTCGCGCAGATCATGATATCGGGCCTGCGCGCGGCCGGCCTGCCCGCGGCCTATGTCTCGGGCTATATCCGGACCTTGCCACCGCCCGGGCAGCCGCGGCTGGTGGGCGCCGATGCGACGCATGCCTGGGTGCTGGTCTGGGCAGGGCCTGCGCTGGGCTGGGTCGGCGTCGATCCGACCAACGGCATCTGGATGGCGGGCGATCATATCGTCGTAGCGATCGGCCGGGACTATGCCGATGTCGCGCCGATCGACGGGATCGTCCTCGGTTGGGGAGCGCAGGAGATGCACGTCTCGGTCGATGTCGAGCCGTTGGAGCAGGTTGCCGCCTGA